GTCTGGTTTCCCCATATGCAGATGCAGATCCACATACACAACGTAGTGAGACTGTCACAAAGGGGACCGTCACATCGGCTTGAGTCTTCCTCAGCCGAGCTGCAGCcagacaactctgactggctttTAGTCGTTGCAGAGAGtttcacaaaataacaaagGGCAGGACAGCCAGCTGGCCTTCTTGTTGTGGGACTATTAAGTAATATTAGCTGGCTTGCTATGTCTTGTGTCTTTGGTTCTGTTAGCAGAGTTGTTGACCCACTAGATTTAGATTAGAAGTAATGTAATCATAACAAATGCACTTTTAGAGGTGTCAATATTTATGACAACAGTGTAGAAGTAAATTACTGTGAAACTGTAGGGACAAAAATCGAAAAATCTATGAATTACACAAAGTTGCTATAAATTTACTCAGGTtgacagagaaattcatttttatttcatatttctctgtagtagtgtcttaaaatattataactttcatgcttattatatatattcatatcttgcttgtcatatattcttacatgcttattatattttataatcttatatgcacatttaacaatactgtgtttctctttgctctccctctttttctgtgttgctgctgtttcttacaAGAGGTCGTAAATGTCTCACTGTTGTATATCACAAGCAGTAAATATCTTAGCTTTGGAGGTCACTCAGAGTACACTTCGCCCTAGCGACCTGCACTTTGCCCTGGTTTTTCTCAACGTAGGCATAGCCCAAATAACAGATGTCCTTGTTTCAACAATTgtgaataaagagacagagctgcAAAGAAATCGCTGAAGTTCCACCAGAGCCTTGCTGCAGATAGGAGGCTCTTCACGTGAccttccctcttgcaattgtctatcaaactgctaatttgccgtctgagtctcttttcttgcttgaccgtgtttatttagtaagttaaattGTTATTTACTGACACAAGTCCTAACTGAAcaccaacctgagagtttccagtctgcagtgtggactcttcaatCCAGAGGACAGATGCttccctcctgaatcctgcaggtcattgttactcaggtccaggtctctcagactagaggactgagagttgagaactgaggacagagcttcacagcttctctctgataGGTTACAACCACTCAGTCTGAAAGGGATTCGATAAAAAGTCAATCCAATATAAAGCATAGGAAGAAAATAACCGCTCAGAGGGTAATACTCTTTATTTAACTGAAcaccaacctgagagtttccagtctgcagtgtggactcttcagtccaggaGACAtcagctccactcctgaatcctgcaggtcgttgttactcaggtccagctctctcagactagaggactgggagctgagaactgaggacagagcttcacagcttctctctgacagcttACAGCCACTTAACCTAAAACAGATTTGATAGAAGGGCCATCCAATAATTAATATATGAAGAAATTAACAATGTCAAGCAGTTTTTCCCAAACATATTATTTTGTGGTGGTGAGCCACAGAATTAATACTACAGCCCCGCTGtatcttctctctgtctgccgGCAAATGCAGTGGAACTTCCTGCCGAAATCATCATACAGGTCCTTCTGGACTACGTGGAAGATCCTCCCTATCACCACTCTGTCTTTGGCTGGTCCCATCTGGATCAGCGGGGACCGGCATAGCACTGAGGTAAAGCAGTGTTCCTGCCCGGGGGAAGAGACGCTGCCACTGGAGCTCagattatatgaatacaatgttgTCAGTGTGTTATTGTTGGAGTCCTGATCCGAGTCTTACCAAACAAGCGATTGCGCCTGCTTTAGAAAGTTAACTAGTCTCCAGTTTTCAGTAAAATGCAGTTGGGTTGTCAAGGTCAAAATACTACGTAGCAGCTGTTAATCAAATAAACTTATTATAGATTATGTTCTGTCATTTCAATCCAGATGAGTATTGaaaagtattttctgtgactgaaaagGCACGTGTTGAGGATGAGGACCAGCAAGTCTGAAACAGAGCTGAACAGTCCAACTAGTGTAATTAGTtatgttattaatttgtttacaatattttcagccTTCAACCAATGCTgctcaaggaaaaaaaacagggtcAGGGAAGGAAAGAGATAGATTTGTTTGGCATTGAAGAAAGAGTACTAGAGGAGAAGAGCATCCAAAAGCGTGTCCTCCTCATTTTTTGATGCGTAATTACGGAAATAGgtattcccccccaccccctggtCGAACACCGCGCACCACAtattgttttgtaaaatgtgggaaacactgttaaggttcattttcaaatagctgaacaccaacctgagagtttccagtctgcagtgtggactcttcaatCCAGAGGACAGAtgctccactcctgaatcctgcaggttgttgttactcaggtccagctctctcagactagaggactgggagctgagaactgaggacagagcttcacagcttctttCTGACAGGTCACACCCACTCAGCCTGAAAAGGAATCAGCAATGCATAAGAATGCAGCTTCAAGCAAACATTTACAAATTATAACTAAAGCAAAACTGCATTTAATCTGAATAGTTGTGTGTGCACGTACAGAGCTttgttggaggctttgaccactggcagcagcctcagaagagcctcctctgaagcagagtatttcttcaggtcaaacacgtccagatcttcttctgatgacagtaagatgaagaccagagctgaccactgagcaggagacagtttatcTGTGAAGAGACTTCCTGATCTCAGGGACTGTTGGATCTGCTccactagagaaccatcattcagttcattcagacagtggaacagattgatgcttctctctgcagacagattctcACTGATCTTCGTCTTGATGTACTTGACTGTTTCCTTTTTGGTCTTTGagctacttcctgtctgtgtcatAAAACCTTGTAGGTGTCTCTGATTGGTCTGCAGTGAAATacccaggaggaagcggaggaacaagtccaggtgtccatttgGACTCTGTAAGGCCTTGTCCACAGCACTCTGATGGAGATGTTTTAGTTGAAGGGTTTCTCTGAAGACTTTAGATAGCCAGGAGGTTGTTCGttcttctgccagcaggttgactccagagttggtgaaggtcagatggacatgaagagcagccaggaactcctgaacactcagatggacgaagcagaacaccttgtcctggtacagtccactctcctctttaaagatctgtgtgaacactcctgagtacactgatgctgctctgatatcgatgccacactctgtcaggtctgattcatagaagatcaggttgcctttctgcagctgctcaaaagccagttttcccagagactcaATCATCTTCCTGGTCTCTGGACTCCAGTGTTGATCTATCTCAGATTTCCCatgatatttaatgttcaatttggactgaaccaccaggaagtggatgtacatctcagtcagggtcttgggcagctGTCCTGCCTCTCTGGTCTCCCACAccttctccagaactgtagcagtgatccagcagaagactgggatgtggcacatgatgtggaggcttcgtgatgtcttgatgtgggagatgattctgcTGGCCTGCTTCttgtctctgtatctcttactgaAATAATCCTCCTTCTGTGGGtcagtgaaccctctgacctctgtcaccatgtcaacatactcagcagggatctgattggctgctgcaggtcgggtggttatccagaggcgagcagagggaagcagattccccctgatgaggtttgtcagcagcacacccactgaggtggactctgtaacatcagtcaggatctcagtgttgaggaagtccagaggaagtcgacactcatccagaccgtcaaagatgaagaccacctggacctcttcaaacctgctgattcctgcttctttggtttcactaaagaagtgATCAACAAGTTCtaccaagctgaactttctctctttcagcacattcagctctctgaaggtgaatgggGATATgactggatgtcctggttggctttgccttcagcccagtccagagtgaacttctgtgttaagactgttttcccgatgccagccactccctttgtcatcacggttctgattggttcatctctCCAGGTGGggctttaaagatgtcttcacatctgattattgtttctggtctgtctggttcCTGGATGCTGTatcaatctgtctgacctcatgttcttcattgacccctgcagcccctccctccatgatgtagatctctgtgaacatctgatgCAGAACGGTTGggtttcctgctttagcaatcccctcaaacacacactggaacTTTATCTTCTGGTTAGTCTTGAGTTTACGCTGACAAACTCCAGAATGACTTCCtgaatgaacacacaacaagaaaaaatCAATAAGTCAAAGAACATATTTCAACATTCAAATAATAAGTAtatattttaatgcatttttttttaaaatgtgttaaaatcctcttactgctctgcagacggtcagccagctcctcctgcttcattctcctcaggaagtgcagtgtgatcttcagaaatgcttctctgctcctcttctgctcttcatcctcaccctccaaaacctcctcatcctccctctgactctctaagcattctgggtaatctggACATAGAACCTTCTGAATCTTCTTCAGCTCGTTCTTTATAAAAGTGACAATgttctcctccagcagctggaccagaatgataaagtcaacatttagtttaaagaacTCAACATGTGATTCATCTCTCAGTCTGAAGGCCTGCTGGTTTGAAAAGAGCAGCATGGAGACTACTGGGATCTGGATGGTAGTTCATCATTTAATCTGtagataataatgaaaatattcttTTAATATGTACACACCATAAATATGGAGTCCAGGTCTGTTTGCTGCTGCAGGTCAGACTGACCACCGAGGCCCTCTGAGCTCTCCTGGTGAACTCTGTAGAGAAAACATCAAGTTTAAGAACATTTAATGATCTGTGAACAGTCCTGATGATGACAACATGGCAACTGTGGCTCTTGAGGAGTGTTATGTGGTTCAGGACTAGGATTGGGTATCGTTTGGGTATCTTCATCAGTGCTGTGGTCTAAGAAGTCGAGACTAAGTGCAAAGAGACAATACGGGATTAATGTGGACTCTAACTACCAGGGCTCCAACACCAGAACATGTGGTCTGGACTAAGAACCATAACAGACTACAAGATGAAACCTGCAGTGCTCAGGTGACCTGGACCTGATGGCCAAGCTCTTAAGGTGTCAGCAGATCAACTGTAAGATGTCTTATGAGTATGGAGCAGGAGGAACCAGCACAGATACAGTGGAAGGTACAAGTCCAGTGTGCAGGGGTCTCATTTGTAAACTGGCGTACGAACCAAACAGAGCTAAAACTATGCGTACACTACTTCCCACGCAAAGGTTGAGTTATAAAAAACTAACTTGACAGGAGAACATGCGGTCCTCCACGCAAACTCTGACCCGTGCGTACGTTTTGGAGACGATGGGGACAGATGGTGAGGATGGGGACAGATGGTGAGGACGTGGACAGATGGTGAGGATGTGGACGatgtcagactgcagaaagtGGGAGTAATGAATACTCATAATATTTTAAAGTATTGATGCCTCACACATGTTTTCTCTCCATGTCTTCCACGTTATCATGAAGAAAAATCCTGCAGTGTTATCTGCGCTTGTACTGGATGATAATTGTTCTataaacaccttgtaaaatAAAACTCAGCCAAATTGAGTTGTTAATGTCTAATCGCCGCTGTCTCACCGTCACATTGTCCTCTACGGAGCACAGAAGGAGGAGACGGCCGACGCCATGGAAGACAGGATAGCATCACACACCCTAGCATCAGATAACGCAGAACACACTGGAAATAACTATCTGTCTTTAAAACTGGGAACATATAATCAAATGTCAGAGTGGGAAATACAGCCGCTAAGCTCTCGCACATCGTTCCACTTAATGTCCTCGTTATGGGTCTGACCTCTAATACTGTTGGTGACAACACCTGCAGGAAGATGTGTTTGCCTTTTACACCTTCGTCTTCAAACTGTAtctctctgggggggggggggggggggggggtagtagAGTTCATGCTGTGCTTTTGGCAAGGTGTTAACAATCACAAATTGTTTGGGCGTGCGTTCACTTTTAGTACAGATCCTacacacagttttataaatgagaccccaggaCTGGATGACTTAGTGATGGGttgttttggttcttttgtagttttattattGCTACTGTTACAATTACTTCTAAAAAACAGGTTctgatctggtttattggcatttctttaaaccaatgacaATTGTCTTAAGCGGCCCTGATCTGTCTGGTGGTCCTGTTATCAATGGGCATCAGATTAAAACCACATTTTGTGGCATCACCAAACCTAGACCATGAAGCTCTGAGAGAGTCAGATAATAAAGTTATATATTCTTACCTTTCATCAACAGCTTGTCCATCTTTAAAGTTCAAAGGACAACCTATAGACcggtcactcttcatggacacacagctgggtccaggtccaggttcaGGTCTTTTCTGCAGACTAATGAAAAgtagttgaagttgaagttaatACTTTTAACTAATTACATTAATGAATTTGCCCTGTTTTATTAATGATATATAAGTTTTTTGAGTTGAAAGGTTCACTTTTAAATTCTTACCTTCCATCAACACCTTGTCCATCTTTAAAGTTAATAAGACGACCCGTAGACcagtcactcttcatggacacacagctgggtccaggtccaggtttctgctgctgcgTCCTGATACAAACAAAGACCGTGGATGAGTTCCTATTcaccaaaatgtaatgtgatgaaAGATGGCGTCTGATCTCAGTAGATAAGCAGTGGTTGTCTCTTTGCTGCGTATTCCAGTAAGAAGTTCTTATTAACTAGATATTGAGAGGGAATCCTGATGGAGGAGTGATGTGAGTGCTGAGCTCTAACATGGAGAAGAGTCCATCATCATCTCACCTCTGAGCTTTGGTCTGGCTGTCATGGTCCCCCCACAGAGTGGTTTTAGAGGGAGGGggtccctcctctctgtcctcacacTGACTCATAGCAGAGTCCACACctgctgggagacatcacctctgtTACTATGACAACCTTTTCATCACAGGACACATTAGTCTCTCATTCCTCTCCAACATGTCCCAGATGCTGTAGAAAACAGTGATCAGCTGATCTTtccttcagacacacacaaaccaagtCGGTCTCAGTAGTTGGAAGATGGCTGTGGTTTAAATATAATGCATCATGGATCTAAGTTATTGGACAAGTTCTGACACATCCTTCATTTTTCACTGATGATTTAAggtcccccatcagatgatggagttctactatctgtccactagatggagctaactgaccatctaatgagctaaagatcagcaacATCTACTCTGCTGTTATGTATCCTAATATCTAGGGCTGAGGGGAAGTGGAACAGATAATGAATGTAGCTGATTCTGTAAAACAAGAAGCTGTTACATAATGTCTAGGGCTTagaggaaatggaagaagaacTAATGACTGTATCTGATAAGGCCCGTCAAAGACCCTAAGCTCTGTCAAATCTGACTCCACAATTCATTAATAATTCCCGCATCTCCTTTTATCGGATTTACGTTTGTCAGAACACATGGTTTCAGCATTTAAGTTACATAACACAACTTTCCTGGACTAATATGGTGATCATGCTTTCTGTGTATCTTGGACTAtggcgtacacacacacacacacacacacacacacaatattataATGAGAGTAAAgcttacacaaaacacattcctTTATATGGAACTCCCAGTTTGAACTGACTAACTAAATGTCGGCCTCTACATCGACAGAGAAAAGGAACGTGCCCTCCATTTCTCATGACTACATAGACTTTAATACTAAGATTCACACATCTAGACTTTCTACAGCTTTTACTTTGATACACTAAATACATTTAGCTCATAATACTTGTGTACTTTTAACTCAGTAGGCCTTTAACTTGTACTAACGCAGTAGTCTTTGACAGTgtgtattagtactttaactgCAGTACAGAATAAACactagagacttcagattcctTCATGAGTTGTGTGTTCTGAATATAAATAATAGGTGAGTTTCACACTCACTTTGTCAGCAGAGCTACATTTGATTTCTCAAATATTGATTTTGGAAACAGCTCCATTAtggttagcatggttagcattggTTAGCATTGGTTAGCTCCTGTTGTTAGAGCAGCTGGTGATCCTGAACAGCTGTTAGGATTAATCACTGTTCCAGTTAACCCTAACCAAGCTCAACTCTTCtccaacaaaacacattttacagtttaatgaaaGATCAAAAATCTGCTGAAAAGTGGAACTTACCAGATGTTTAACGAGGGGGAAACATCTGCGTCACAACAAGACAAAGTCAAAGTAAGAAACTGCTGAATTGCAAAGAGCAGGAAGTTGaccagggagagagagaggaagtggggggggggggagagagagaatctGGATTCAGTTCCACAGTCACACAATAATCTCATACCAAATATTAAATCACACCGGGAACATTTTACTGTCCCCGGTGTgattttactttacatttacccctaacgcccctaaccataaccctgtCCAATCTTAACTCTCCAACCCATTTTCCAGTTTGATGAAACTAACAGATCAGAAATCAGCTGAAAAGTTTTACTCACCAACAGTTTAACCTGGAGGAAACATCTGGGTCACAACACAGGACGGAGTGGAGGACCAGAGGAAGACTTCTACACACCTAAGTAGCCCGTATGAGCAGATGAATGAGAATTAATTTAGCCAGTCTCCTACATACGTTGTcctagggaaagggggggggaattCATTTACCCATGGGGCCACATGAGGAACAGGGGCTGTTGTGGAGGAAGTATCAAGGTagtattaaaagctaaatgtacaaCGTATACGTCGATGTATATGTGAcacggaggccacttggagagatccctgctgctgtacaagctgctgatctttagctcattagatggtcagttagctccatctagtggacagatagtagaactccatcatctgatgggggacttctctcacactgactggGTCCAAGAGTGaaggctgcagcctggagcgtcccatgtcatgccaTCCTGCCTGGTGCCATccccgagcttctacttttcaaaataaaagcttgaatctggaataaaatactttaaacaataggccatctgtcttacttttcaaagtaaaagctcccgccaactatcatgctaatgaatgaaatacttgaaatatatatatttttttaaatatttaaaatatctatccgtctctaaaataaatgcagattataggcaaacttaAAGATTCCTGGGACcaggttggactggttctgacgtctctctgactctgaagttatgaagacGTCACGGCGTCATCGGATCAAATGCACATCGACACCAGAAATTCATACGTTgtagaattattctattaatgtcAAGAAGTAACACAGATGTAGAAGAAAGACATCCCTTTATACGTATATCTGGTGAGGGGAAATTCACATTGTTCACTCAGTTTGGTTCATTTAATACACACTGGACAGTGAGGtattggcagaggtggaaaataaggaaatacattacttacattactgtattgagcagttttgttgtgtatttttccaagtagtttttaaaatgtacttgattttaaggtgaaggattgtattttgctacattacagATCCTATTGTTACTGAGTAAAAAGAAGTTTactaatgaaaactgaaaggaagaaaatcaataaaaataaaaatcccacCGTCTACAACCACTACACCAGACCtgggctttcttttttgtgccaacgtatgcagcttcttcttctctggttgcaaggcgcaattaaaaagaagtagaagaagtgtAAGGTGTGGGAGGGTCggacccatggatgtattaagagaacggtctGACCCCTGTGGGGGCGAGCTGAGACCTGAATGGGAGACATTAACATGGACgggaatcagctgttatccctcaaaaacatcagctcatgggaaagaaagagaggtcgATACAGAGCGCCGaggttttaaccaaacatggacgcacaacatcaacacaacacTACGCCATCTTCTGAAGGGGAGCTTCtagttacttttcaggtttttcccttcttgtccaatgaaaaccacgtatctccagatgtgtgttgatgttgaatgtttgtgataaactgaagtatgatgtcataagagtgtcataaaaaagaataaatctgtaaaataagaagaaactaaatgtcaaagttcaactcagttcagtttatttaagaagaagacagatcaaattaataaaactaatgattatacatgggttaaaagtcacagaattagccaaaagctaGCAAACCTCCTCCCCCCCCGAACACAATCAGCTGTTCtcatggcacagggaacatttcaccagtagaaggaaaaatggattcaatacaatttcagcaaattttggacgctaacttgatgccatctgtgaaaaagctgaagttaaagagaggacggcttctacaaatggataatgatcctaaataCACCTCAAACTCCACGggggattacatcaagaggcgtaaactgaaggttttgccatggccttcacaatctcctgacctcaacataatgtaaatctatggatagaccttaaaggagcagaaatctcaaagaactggaagactttaggaaggaagaatgggcgaagatacctccaacaagaattaaagactcttggctggctacaagaagtgtttccaggagggagggggggggggggggggtacaaggtattaactctgcaggggggcCAAACTTTCGCAGACGTCacagttattttgaaagtggaaattatggaaataaaatctaattttttgtgacatattatacgaatgtctaatctgtccgTCTGTGCTGTTTGTCAGacaaacagcagtgaccagtctggtagctcacagggctctagggtgctagttggtgtctgttagctcacagggctctagggtgctagttggtgtctgttagctcacagggctccagggtgctagttggtgtctgttagctcacagggctctagggtgctagttggtgtctgttagctcacagggctctagggtgctagttagtgtctgttagctcacagggctctagggtgctagttggtgtctgttagctcacagggctctagggtgctagttagtgtctgttagctcacagggctctagggtgcggcTAACATTTTCCCAGGtggcaccggtgcacctaatgtcctcgcattcGCCGCCTCTCCACAACCTAAGCAAATCGATATGGTTTATGACCCATTTCTtttgtaaagccgtgcctgtgttttggatctcccccccccccccattcactcacacatgGCTCCCAGCGACAGAGTCAGAGCAGCGACAGCGcgggtccacacttctgacatttgtccacagttttaattattattaacacaactgtatattgtTTAGCATGAGACACAAACCtctatttgtaccagtgtttccgtggtaactctgATATCACAGTCGCCACGGCaacaaacacagaagaagttattgaatgcaactaacttcagttggtagagtaacagcgtgagacggagttACTGGatccattcataatgagtcccccccccagctattttaatcagttattgatgaaaacaagtgaaggagctttcacagagTAACATTTAACAAACATATCTACATATCCtaagctatttatttcagataattttcatttccatgtgttgcagctgtacgTATAACTttaacataagaggaatgtagaaCAATATGGATGCAGTTaaacagtgaggaaaataagtatttgaacaccctgctattttgcaagttcttcCACTTataaatcatggagggtctgaaattgtcctcgtaggtgcatgtccactgggagagacatgtccactgggagagacataatctaaaaaaaaaaatccagaaatcacaatgtatgattctttaacaatttatttgtatgatacagctgcaaataagtatttgaacacctgaaaaaatcaatgttaatatttggtacagtagcTTTTGTTTGCAGTTCCAGAGGTCAAATGGTTCCTGTAGTCcttcaccaggtttgcacacactgc
Above is a window of Etheostoma spectabile isolate EspeVRDwgs_2016 unplaced genomic scaffold, UIUC_Espe_1.0 scaffold00009152, whole genome shotgun sequence DNA encoding:
- the LOC116679014 gene encoding LOW QUALITY PROTEIN: NLR family CARD domain-containing protein 3-like (The sequence of the model RefSeq protein was modified relative to this genomic sequence to represent the inferred CDS: inserted 3 bases in 3 codons), whose protein sequence is MSQCEDREEGPPPSKTTLWGDHDSQTKAQRTQQQKPGPGPSCVSMKSDWSTGRLINFKDGQGVDGSLQKRPEPGPGPSCVSMKSDRSIGCPLNFKDGQAVDERVHQESSEGLGGQSDLQQQTDLDSIFMLLEENIVTFIKNELKKIQKVLCPDYPECLESQREDEEVLEGEDEEQKRSREAFLKITLHFLRRMKQEELADRLQSRSHSGVCQRKLKTNQKIKFQCVFEGIAKAGNPTVLHQMFTEIYIMEGGAAGVNEEHEVRQIDTASRNXDRPETIIRCEDIFKAPPGXDEPIRTVMTKGVAGIGKTVLTQKFTLDWAEGKANQDIXVISPFTFRELNVLKERKFSLVELVDHFFSETKEAGISRFEEVQVVFIFDGLDECRLPLDFLNTEILTDVTESTSVGVLLTNLIRGNLLPSARLWITTRPAAANQIPAEYVDMVTEVRGFTDPQKEDYFSKRYRDKKQASRIISHIKTSRSLHIMCHIPVFCWITATVLEKVWETREAGQLPKTLTEMYIHFLVVQSKLNIKYHGKSEIDQHWSPETRKMIESLGKLAFEQLQKGNLIFYESDLTECGIDIRAASVYSGVFTQIFKEESGLYQDKVFCFVHLSVQEFLAALHVHLTFTNSGVNLLAEERTTSWLSKVFRETLQLKHLHQSAVDKALQSPNGHLDLFLRFLLGISLQTNQRHLQGFMTQTGSSSKTKKETVKYIKTKISENLSAERSINLFHCLNELNDGSLVEQIQQSLRSGSLFTDKLSPAQWSALVFILLSSEEDLDVFDLKKYSASEEALLRLLPVVKASNKALLSGCDLSERSCEALSSVLSSQSSSLRELDLSNNNLQDSGVEHLSSGLKSPHCRLETLRLSGCKLSERSCEALSSVLSSQSSSLRELDLSNNDLQDSGVELMSPGLKSPHCRLETLRLSGCNLSERSCEALSSVLNSQSSSLRDLDLSNNDLQDSGGKHLSSGLKSPHCRLETLSLSFCMISEEGCTSLASALSFNPSHLRVLDLSYNHPGDSGVKRLSALLEDPDCRLDTLRVDHGGPQRLRPGVRKYVCELELDTNTVHSDLKLSDNNRKVTHVEKDQSYPDHPDRFDYWRQLLCRDGLTGRCYWEVERRGDVYISVSYRGIRRKGNSDDCVFGYNDHSWSLFCYDERGYSVCHNKRRTVLTSCSVSNRVAVYVDVPAGSLSFYTVSSDSLIHLHTFNTTFTQPLYPGFGVGSGSSVSLCPLQD